In Phycisphaerae bacterium, one genomic interval encodes:
- a CDS encoding iron dicitrate transport regulator FecR, with product MGRDDVLMDRAAELLRHAGKVVVFTGAGISAESGIPTFRDSDGLWSHFPPDQFATMGGLLATAAGSPRRVGEFTVALLEPVAKAAPNAGHKAIAALESHTHVTVVTQNVDRLHQEAGSTRVHEVHGSLFEIVYRRGGTVSILTRPQMLDIVAALKKAMIGSFPRTAMLAAIRPFFGIGRCGLYRPSIVLFGEAMAEPDWPDAVAASHDCDCMIAVGTSGSVFPAASLPLEASANGATVIVIGSGPARGDIGLRGTAGTVLPELVHRAFS from the coding sequence GTGGGCAGGGACGATGTGTTGATGGATCGCGCGGCCGAGTTGTTGCGCCACGCCGGCAAGGTCGTCGTGTTCACCGGGGCGGGTATCTCGGCGGAAAGCGGCATCCCGACCTTCCGAGACTCCGACGGTCTCTGGAGCCACTTCCCGCCAGATCAGTTTGCCACTATGGGCGGCCTTCTCGCCACCGCGGCGGGCAGCCCTCGGCGAGTGGGAGAATTCACCGTCGCACTGCTCGAACCGGTCGCCAAGGCCGCGCCCAACGCCGGCCACAAGGCCATCGCCGCTCTCGAGTCTCACACCCACGTCACCGTCGTTACCCAGAACGTGGACCGACTGCACCAGGAGGCTGGAAGCACCCGCGTCCATGAGGTCCACGGATCACTCTTCGAGATCGTATACCGCCGGGGAGGCACGGTCAGCATCCTCACCCGACCGCAGATGCTCGACATCGTCGCGGCCCTTAAAAAGGCGATGATCGGCTCGTTTCCGAGAACCGCCATGCTCGCCGCCATCCGCCCCTTCTTCGGCATCGGGCGATGCGGACTCTATCGGCCTTCTATCGTCCTCTTTGGCGAGGCCATGGCCGAACCCGATTGGCCCGACGCCGTCGCCGCGAGCCACGATTGCGACTGCATGATCGCCGTGGGAACCTCCGGCTCGGTCTTCCCGGCCGCCTCCCTGCCGCTCGAGGCCAGCGCCAACGGCGCCACCGTCATCGTCATCGGCTCCGGACCCGCCAGGGGCGACATCGGGCTTCGCGGCACTGCAGGAACGGTCCTGCCCGAACTCGTGCACCGAGCGTTCAGCTGA
- a CDS encoding sugar phosphate isomerase/epimerase — protein MIHQSNRREFLQRTALAATAAGAVGSTAMPTRAEDALPAGGEGKKPAVLKISAQEGVVPGRSLSEKLDNMEKWGYVGLEVGGGNLPKRVKELQDALKGRPIKMSAICAGFQGWLISDDKDTREKALSSMKEILTAAGEVGSTGLIIVPAFNGQKSVPHKQAREMLTGFTRWDRSNDKARTSLLGELGEHAAKAGTRILLEPLNRDECYFLRTLADGASICRDVNSPGIALMGDFWHMTWEETCDMGAFLSAGKYLRHVHIASRKDRKTPGEDGEADNYINGFKGLKMIGYQDYISLECGCRGDRNEAIPAAAKLIREQWAKA, from the coding sequence ATGATCCACCAGAGCAATCGACGCGAGTTTCTGCAGCGTACCGCCCTGGCCGCTACGGCCGCCGGTGCGGTTGGCAGCACTGCCATGCCTACTCGGGCCGAGGATGCCCTGCCCGCTGGCGGAGAGGGCAAGAAGCCAGCGGTGCTGAAGATATCCGCCCAGGAAGGCGTCGTTCCGGGCAGGAGCCTCTCTGAGAAGCTGGACAACATGGAGAAGTGGGGATATGTCGGGTTAGAAGTGGGCGGCGGCAATCTACCGAAGCGGGTAAAGGAATTGCAGGACGCGCTCAAGGGCCGCCCGATCAAGATGAGCGCGATCTGTGCCGGGTTTCAGGGCTGGCTGATCAGCGACGACAAGGATACCCGGGAGAAGGCCCTGTCGTCGATGAAGGAGATCCTGACCGCCGCAGGCGAAGTCGGCTCCACCGGGCTGATCATCGTGCCGGCGTTCAACGGGCAGAAGTCGGTGCCTCACAAGCAGGCCCGAGAGATGCTGACCGGCTTCACCCGCTGGGACCGGTCCAACGACAAGGCCAGAACGTCGCTGCTCGGGGAGCTCGGCGAGCACGCCGCGAAGGCTGGAACCCGAATACTCCTTGAGCCTCTCAATCGCGATGAGTGCTATTTCTTGCGGACGCTGGCCGACGGGGCATCGATCTGCCGTGACGTGAACAGCCCGGGCATCGCCCTGATGGGTGACTTCTGGCACATGACCTGGGAAGAGACCTGCGACATGGGAGCGTTCCTGAGCGCCGGCAAGTACCTGCGTCACGTTCACATCGCGAGTCGCAAGGACCGTAAGACGCCGGGTGAGGACGGCGAGGCCGACAACTACATCAACGGCTTCAAGGGCCTCAAGATGATCGGCTACCAGGACTACATCAGCCTGGAGTGCGGTTGCCGGGGCGATCGTAACGAGGCGATTCCGGCGGCGGCCAAGCTGATTCGCGAGCAGTGGGCCAAGGCATAG
- the larE gene encoding ATP-dependent sacrificial sulfur transferase LarE, with protein sequence MASLDEKLAKMQEILRSLKRVAVAFSAGVDSTFALKVAVDTLGPVNVVAVTAKSDSLAEAEFLEAVKLADQLGAEHVIIETREFDNPDYRANPANRCYYCRSELYERLDTFLVERGLRAAVSGINADDYADWRPGILAAREHGVRAPCAEAGMTKEDIRGLSRRLGLPTFDKPAMPCLSSRIQYGEEITTEKLKRIERSEAFLRSLGFRECRVRHHHNLARIELPVSDLDRAMVPATRARIDAALREYGYQYVAIDLRGFRSGSMNEVIAFGERQKGE encoded by the coding sequence ATGGCATCGCTCGATGAGAAGTTGGCGAAGATGCAGGAAATCCTCCGCTCGCTGAAGCGGGTGGCGGTAGCGTTCTCGGCCGGTGTGGACTCGACGTTTGCCCTGAAGGTGGCCGTGGACACCCTGGGGCCGGTCAACGTGGTGGCCGTCACGGCCAAGAGTGACAGTCTGGCTGAGGCCGAGTTTCTGGAGGCCGTGAAGCTGGCCGACCAGTTGGGCGCCGAGCACGTCATCATTGAGACCCGTGAGTTCGACAACCCCGACTATCGGGCGAACCCGGCCAACCGGTGCTACTACTGCAGGAGCGAGCTTTACGAGAGGCTGGACACCTTCCTGGTTGAACGCGGACTGCGCGCGGCCGTCAGTGGCATCAACGCCGACGACTACGCCGACTGGCGACCCGGGATTCTGGCTGCCAGGGAGCATGGTGTCCGGGCGCCGTGTGCCGAAGCCGGCATGACCAAAGAGGACATCCGAGGGCTCAGTCGGCGATTGGGTTTGCCGACATTTGACAAGCCGGCCATGCCCTGTCTTTCGAGTCGGATCCAGTATGGCGAGGAGATCACGACCGAGAAGCTGAAACGCATTGAGCGGTCGGAAGCGTTTCTGCGGTCGCTCGGCTTCCGCGAATGCCGAGTTCGACATCATCACAACCTTGCCCGGATCGAATTGCCCGTATCCGACCTTGATCGGGCGATGGTCCCGGCGACTCGCGCCCGCATCGACGCCGCGCTCCGCGAGTATGGCTATCAGTACGTGGCGATCGATCTTCGCGGCTTCCGGAGCGGGAGCATGAACGAGGTCATTGCGTTCGGAGAGCGACAGAAAGGGGAATAG